The genome window CGGTCGCAATTTGTATGTTGGTTTTGCCGGCCTGGTGTAATTTTATTATGTCGTCCTTTTTGGATTCCTTTTGGACCTTTTCCACTTCCAACCCCTGTGTTATTACTAGGTTTTTTGTTACGTTGTAAACGAAGTTGTACCTGACGTTGAGGAGTTCTGCTATGTCTTTTACTTCCATCCCTGCTTGGAACAATTCCTTCATTTTATTGGATTTGGAAGTTTCCGGGTTGTTAATAATGTTTTTAACTACGATGTCGAAGTTTTCGGGTTTTTTACTGTTTAATAGTTTCATGGGTTAACCTCCTAAATTTTATTTTGGATTTTGGATTTGTAATTTATTTCCCTCCCTCTAATTATATTATATAACAACTTAAATAAAAAATCCACTGTAATTTGGGAAACTGTCCAAACTTCCCGTAGGAAACTGTTACAGTTTAGTGTGTAACACTTTACCTTAGGAAACTCACCGATTTTCCCAGTTTAGTGTGTTACACTTTACTCTACGACACTGTAATAGTTTAGCGGGTTAACCGTTTAGCAGATGAAACTGCGCGCTGCAGGTTCCTACGGTACTCGGGTAGCGTACGAAAGTGGCCGGCGCCGCGGCCACCGAGGCCCCGCTCCACCGTGCCCAAAAGAAAAAAAAAATAAAGAAAGAACGAATTAAATTCGTTCTTTACTTTACTTCTGTCTGCTGTTCTGCTTTATATTCTTTTACTATTTTGAAGATGTAATTGTAATTTGTTTTTAACTCGGTTGCTATCTGTATGTTTGTTTTTCCTTCCTGATGCATTTTTATTACTGCATCCTTTTTACTTTCTTTCTGAACTTTTTCTACCTGCAAGCTTTCTGTTATTATTAAATTTTTTGTTACGTTGTAAACGAAGTTGTATCTGACGT of Ignavibacteria bacterium contains these proteins:
- a CDS encoding helix-turn-helix domain-containing protein, with protein sequence MKLLNVKTAENTDSMVKNILKDESKSKSQKMKEMFKAGLEVKEIAELMNVRYNFVYNVTKNLIITESLQVEKVQKESKKDAVIKMHQEGKTNIQIATELKTNYNYIFKIVKEYKAEQQTEVK